One region of Oryza sativa Japonica Group chromosome 5, ASM3414082v1 genomic DNA includes:
- the LOC4337585 gene encoding pumilio homolog 1, which translates to MVTEMATRGEAAAAAAADRDMELFRSGSAPPTVEGAMASAAAAAGDVFLDDELRADPVYQSYYYSNAHLNPRLPPPLLSKEDWRSAQHRLRSSALGGIGDGRRQPAAAAQGDGLVGLPGIDLDRQGSFSSIFQESSYQLDMGKQGADRNISDFLDSSRPQYALHRETSRAMGGLQSDSNIQSLAEVQNNDSSAHTYASLLGSSLSRSASPDPELVRRVPSPCLPPIGVKVSADDKKNNGGSSSFRRSSSAIGESDNLIAALSGMNLSSSGAASGQQTVTQSELYQDVDNVRKFLFDRQGDQSNGNQQHSYMKHPEQGHFKAPDGYSANSPNSSMIRNQINAASFTSFDNLSAGSGFASPRIGSRSPGGTLSSRQNLVGGSNFLNYNGIGSPNAATSLQTAIDPSYIQYLQAAEIAAQLAASCDDPLMASGHLGSSYMDLLGPQKAYASPLLQSQKNCGYYGNLGFGLGYSGSPLMSPVLPSSPAAPGSPLRHGERSMRMQSGIRNFGGSFGSWNPDLGGKMNINMMPSLLEEFKSNKSKSYELSEIAGHVVEFSADQYGSRFIQQKLETASTEEKDMVFSEIMPQALTLMTDVFGNYVVQKFFEHGSPTQIKELADQLIGRVLALSLQMYGCRVIQKAIEVVGLDQQTKMVAELDGHVMRCVRDQNGNHVIQKCIECIPQHAIQFIVSTFYGQVVMLSTHPYGCRVIQRVLEHCDDPTTQQIMMDEILQSVCLLAQDQYGNYVVQHVLEHGKPHERSAIIEKLIGQIVQMSQQKFASNVIEKCLAFGNPVERQILISEMLGSTNESEHLEVMMKDQFANYVVQKVLETCDDQQREAILTRIKAHLNTLKKYTYGKHIVARVEKLVAAGEKRLGLQPACTSAA; encoded by the exons ATGGTGACGGAGATGGCGAcgcgcggggaggcggcggcggcggcggcggcggaccgggACATGGAGCTCTTCCGGAGCGGGTCCGCGCCGCCGACGGTGGAGGGCGCGAtggccagcgccgccgcggccgccggcgacgtgttCCTGGACGATGAGCTCCGGGCCGACCCGGTGTACCAGAGCTACTACTACTCCAATGCGCACCTCAACccgcgcctcccgccgccgctgctctccaAGGAGGACTGGCGCTCGGCGCAGCACCGCCTCCGCTCCTCCGCCCTCGGCGGGATCGGCGACGGCAGGAGGcagccggccgcggcggcgcagggggaTGGGCTCGTGGGGTTGCCCGGGATCGACCTCGATCGGCAGGGGAGCTTCTCCAGTATCTTCCAG GAGAGCTCGTATCAGCTGGACATGGGTAAGCAGGGCGCCGACCGCAACATTAGTGACTTTCTGGATTCTTCTCGGCCACAGTATGCTCTGCATCGTGAGACTAGTAGAGCTATGGGTGGTCTGCAGAGTGACAGCAATATACAAAGCTTGGCTGAAGTTCAGAACAATGATTCATCAGCACATACATATGCCTCTCTTTTAGGATCATCTCTTTCTAGAAGCGCATCTCCAGATCCTGAGCTTGTTAGGAGGGTCCCCAGTCCTTGCCTCCCTCCAATTGGTGTGAAAGTCAGTGCTGATGATAAGAAGAACAATGGTGGTTCATCTTCCTTCCGTCGAAGTTCGTCTGCTATTGGTGAATCTGATAATCTGATAGCTGCTTTAtctgggatgaatttatcatcATCTGGAGCAGCTAGTGGACAGCAAACTGTGACCCAGTCTGAGCTCTACCAGGATGTTGATAATGTCCGTAAGTTTCTATTTGATCGTCAGGGTGATCAATCAAATGGCAACCAGCAACACTCCTATATGAAACATCCCGAACAAGGACATTTTAAGGCACCTGATGGTTACTCTGCAAACTCGCCTAATTCTTCTATGATAAGAAATCAAATTAATGCTGCTAGTTTCACATCGTTTGACAATCTGTCTGCTGGATCAGGCTTTGCTTCTCCTAGGATCGGTTCTAGGTCCCCAGGTGGGACTTTATCTTCAAGGCAGAATTTGGTTGGTGGATCTAACTTTCTGAATTACAATGGAATTGGAAGTCCAAATGCAGCAACTTCTCTTCAAACAGCCATTGATCCGTCATATATTCAGTACCTTCAGGCAGCTGAGATTGCTGCCCAACTCGCAGCTAGCTGTGATGATCCTCTCATGGCCAGTGGCCATCTGGGaagttcttatatggatttaCTTGGTCCTCAGAAAGCTTATGCTAGTCCATTGCTTCAGTCACAGAAGAACTGTGGCTACTATGGAAACCTTGGATTTGGCCTTGGTTATTCTGGAAGTCCTTTGATGAGTCCTGTTCTTCCCTCTTCCCCTGCTGCACCTGGTAGTCCACTTAGGCATGGTGAACGCAGCATGCGCATGCAATCAGGTATAAGAAACTTTGGTGGTTCCTTTGGTTCATGGAATCCTGACCTAGGTGGAAAGATGAACATCAATATGATGCCTTCACTCCTGGAGGAATTCAAGAGCAACAAAAGCAAATCTTATGAGCTCTCAGAAATTGCTGGTCATGTTGTTGAGTTCAG TGCTGATCAATATGGAAGCCGATTCATACAGCAAAAGCTAGAAACGGCCAGTACTGAAGAGAAGGACATGGTCTTTTCAGAAATCATGCCTCAAGCTCTCACGTTGATGACCGATGTATTTGGAAATTATGTTGTTCAGAAG TTCTTTGAGCACGGAAGCCCTACCCAGATAAAGGAATTGGCCGACCAGCTTATTGGACGTGTTCTTGCTCTCAGTCTTCAGATGTATGGATGCCGGGTTATACAGAAG GCTATAGAGGTTGTTGGTTTAGATCAGCAGACTAAAATGGTTGCTGAGCTGGATGGACACGTCATGCGCTGTGTACGTGATCAAAATGGGAACCATGTAATACAGAAATGCATAGAATGCATCCCTCAACATGCTATCCAGTTCATTGTCTCAACATTCTATGGTCAAGTTGTGATGTTATCCACTCATCCATATGGTTGTCGGGTTATACAG AGGGTGCTGGAGCATTGTGATGATCCTACAACACAGCAAATAATGATGGATGAGATTCTCCAGTCCGTTTGCTTGCTGGCTCAAGATCAATACGGCAACTACGTTGTTCAG CATGTACTGGAGCACGGAAAACCACATGAGAGATCTGCTATTATCGAGAAGTTAATTGGACAAATAGTTCAAATGAGCCAGCAAAAGTTTGCCTCAAATGTCATTGAGAAGTGCTTAGCCTTTGGGAATCCTGTAGAACGACAGATTTTGATCAGTGAAATGCTTGGATCCACTAATGAGAGTGAACACCTTGAG GTAATGATGAAAGATCAGTTTGCAAACTATGTGGTGCAGAAGGTGCTAGAGACTTGTGATGATCAGCAGAGGGAGGCGATCCTTACAAGGATAAAAGCACATCTGAACACGCTGAAGAAGTATACCTATGGGAAGCACATAGTAGCACGCGTAGAGAAGCTTGTTGCTGCTGGAG AGAAGCGACTAGGGCTTCAACCAGCATGCACCAGTGCCGCCTGA